One Paenibacillus sp. FSL H7-0737 DNA segment encodes these proteins:
- a CDS encoding RNA polymerase sigma factor has protein sequence MLTSPQDSLDPKELEELIISIQKGNIERYAFIVRAFQTPIYRYCYRLLENKQDAEDAVQDILVKGYQSIHQYKPQMHFSAWLYRIAYHHCLNLLRRRRLQKRVMSIFKPDFMSASPEQELDDRLFNPSLSAALAQLSLEERNMLILRVFEEKTYAEISEILGVSPNALTKRMNRIKRKVQEAMKLEEEIRWNEPQSAMNTKI, from the coding sequence GTGCTTACATCGCCACAGGATTCGCTAGACCCAAAGGAGCTGGAAGAGTTAATCATTAGTATTCAAAAGGGGAATATCGAACGGTATGCTTTTATCGTTAGAGCTTTCCAAACGCCAATCTACCGCTATTGCTATCGTTTGTTAGAAAACAAGCAGGATGCGGAGGACGCAGTTCAGGATATTTTGGTAAAAGGCTATCAATCTATCCATCAATACAAGCCGCAGATGCATTTCTCGGCATGGCTCTATCGAATCGCGTATCATCATTGCTTAAACCTGCTGCGCAGACGGCGTTTGCAAAAGCGAGTCATGAGTATCTTCAAGCCTGATTTTATGTCTGCAAGTCCTGAACAAGAGCTGGATGATCGGTTGTTTAATCCCTCATTGTCAGCCGCTTTAGCACAGTTGTCGCTGGAAGAGAGGAATATGCTTATTCTGCGGGTGTTCGAGGAAAAAACTTATGCGGAGATAAGCGAAATTCTTGGGGTCAGTCCCAATGCACTGACGAAGAGAATGAACCGGATCAAGCGGAAGGTGCAGGAAGCTATGAAATTGGAGGAGGAGATCAGATGGAACGAACCACAATCAGCGATGAATACCAAAATATAA
- a CDS encoding L-lactate MFS transporter has protein sequence MDNKNAKRWLIVLGTVIMQMGLGTIYTWSLFNAHLVTKFGWELNSVSITFSITSFALAFATLFAGKLQDRFGLRRLTAAAGIVLGLGLILSSQANSLLMFYVLAGVIVGFADGTAYITSLSNLIKWFPNNKGLISGVSVGAYGTGSLIFKYINGSLIDSVGVSNTFMYWGMIVMVMIVIGSLLVREAPVQAASLGAAATSTIAKPKDYTVKEMLRTKEAYLLFIIFFTACMCGLYLIGIVKDIGVQLAGLDVQTAANAVAMIAIFNTAGRLILGALSDKMSRLKLVGASLAVTAAAMLTLSYATLNFGLFFTCVAAIAFCFGGNITVFPAIVSDFFGLKNHSKNYGIVYQGFGIGALSGSFIAVFLGGFKPTFVIFGLLCLLACIIAISLKPPVEKAKEKKALRLKATERTA, from the coding sequence ATGGACAACAAAAACGCCAAACGGTGGCTTATCGTATTAGGAACAGTAATTATGCAGATGGGTCTAGGTACCATTTATACATGGAGCTTGTTCAATGCACATCTGGTAACAAAATTCGGCTGGGAGCTTAATTCTGTTTCGATTACGTTTTCGATCACGAGCTTTGCACTCGCTTTTGCGACTTTGTTCGCAGGGAAATTGCAGGATCGTTTTGGTCTTCGCCGGTTAACTGCCGCCGCAGGGATTGTGCTTGGTCTAGGATTGATTCTTAGCTCTCAGGCGAATTCGCTTCTAATGTTCTATGTATTGGCTGGTGTAATCGTTGGTTTTGCAGACGGAACAGCTTATATCACTTCATTATCTAACTTAATTAAATGGTTTCCGAATAATAAAGGCTTAATCTCCGGTGTGTCCGTGGGTGCTTACGGAACGGGGAGCTTGATTTTTAAATATATCAATGGTAGTTTGATCGACTCGGTGGGTGTGTCTAATACGTTTATGTATTGGGGCATGATTGTTATGGTGATGATTGTAATCGGTTCCTTACTCGTCAGAGAAGCTCCAGTACAAGCGGCATCATTGGGTGCAGCAGCAACATCGACTATCGCTAAACCAAAAGACTACACGGTAAAAGAAATGCTACGCACGAAAGAAGCTTATCTGTTGTTCATTATTTTCTTTACCGCTTGTATGTGTGGTCTGTATTTGATCGGTATTGTAAAAGACATCGGTGTGCAGCTGGCTGGACTTGATGTACAGACGGCAGCTAATGCGGTAGCGATGATCGCAATTTTTAATACAGCAGGACGTTTGATCTTGGGTGCCTTGTCTGACAAAATGAGCCGTTTGAAGCTGGTAGGCGCTTCGCTTGCAGTAACGGCAGCCGCTATGTTGACCCTTAGCTATGCGACGCTGAATTTCGGACTGTTCTTCACTTGTGTAGCTGCCATTGCATTCTGCTTCGGGGGTAACATTACAGTGTTCCCGGCAATTGTCAGTGACTTCTTTGGTCTTAAGAATCACAGTAAGAACTATGGAATCGTATATCAAGGTTTCGGTATTGGAGCCCTTTCCGGTTCGTTCATCGCCGTCTTCCTGGGCGGGTTTAAACCTACCTTCGTGATCTTTGGTCTCTTGTGTCTTCTGGCCTGCATCATCGCGATTTCGCTAAAACCGCCGGTGGAGAAAGCAAAAGAGAAGAAAGCGCTTCGGCTCAAAGCTACAGAACGGACGGCTTAA
- a CDS encoding nucleotidyltransferase family protein — translation MMDILENARSLQLPDWWVCAGFVRAKIWDTLHGFEERTPLPDVDVIYYDDSNLQEEVEKDWEAKLRDLNPNVPWSVKNEARMHTVNQLPPYTSAVDAISKFPETATALGLSLDPTGKIILVAPHGISDVIHVVLRPTPHFTENPSLLPIYEQRVIKKNWQATWKQLQISTT, via the coding sequence ATGATGGATATATTAGAAAATGCTAGATCGCTGCAGTTACCTGACTGGTGGGTTTGCGCTGGCTTTGTGCGTGCAAAAATTTGGGACACCCTTCATGGCTTCGAAGAACGGACACCTTTGCCAGATGTTGATGTTATTTATTATGACGACAGCAATCTTCAAGAGGAAGTGGAGAAGGATTGGGAGGCGAAGCTAAGAGATTTAAACCCCAATGTTCCCTGGTCTGTTAAAAATGAAGCAAGAATGCATACCGTCAATCAACTTCCACCTTATACATCAGCTGTTGATGCGATATCCAAGTTTCCGGAAACCGCCACAGCACTTGGACTCTCCTTAGATCCAACAGGTAAAATCATCCTAGTCGCTCCACACGGAATTTCCGATGTTATTCATGTAGTATTACGACCTACCCCACATTTTACTGAAAACCCAAGCTTACTCCCTATTTATGAACAACGCGTTATTAAAAAGAACTGGCAGGCGACGTGGAAACAGTTGCAGATCAGCACTACCTAA
- a CDS encoding TetR/AcrR family transcriptional regulator — MYTRNNPIALQSQKMITDALLLLMENKEFSKINIKELCDKALVSRQTFYSLFKSKEQVIELYFDKLFADYVQPFEETKESTVSEVCNSAISYLISKKNFISLLVRNNLNYIMIHKFEQYLIQFGNIINAPQREDQEYAMAFISGALVEVIARYIKNNASDSPTEISMLVEQIITGRYFR; from the coding sequence ATGTATACAAGAAACAATCCGATTGCCTTACAGTCCCAAAAAATGATTACGGACGCGCTCCTCTTACTCATGGAGAATAAAGAATTTTCCAAAATAAATATTAAAGAACTATGCGATAAGGCACTTGTTTCAAGACAAACCTTTTATTCATTGTTTAAATCGAAGGAACAGGTTATTGAATTATATTTTGACAAGCTGTTTGCTGACTATGTACAACCATTCGAAGAAACAAAAGAAAGCACTGTCAGCGAAGTATGTAATTCAGCTATTTCCTATCTTATTAGTAAAAAGAATTTTATTAGTTTACTTGTAAGAAATAATCTGAACTATATTATGATCCATAAATTTGAGCAGTATCTGATTCAATTTGGAAACATCATAAATGCACCACAGCGCGAAGATCAAGAATATGCTATGGCCTTTATATCAGGTGCACTAGTTGAAGTGATTGCTCGCTATATCAAAAATAACGCCTCTGACAGTCCTACAGAAATTTCAATGCTAGTGGAGCAAATTATTACAGGAAGATACTTCAGATAA
- a CDS encoding LytR/AlgR family response regulator transcription factor, protein MRAIIVEDEELARQELAYLIETHSGIDIAAQFEDGLDALKFLQVETVDVIFLDINIPSIDGVLLAQNISRFSVKPYIVFITAYKEHAAEAFEIEAFDYILKPYSEVRIKAMLHKLEGAFAARGRQGEEERNPVSDKVNLWKNEKIIVVNADDIYYASAQEKSTSVITKGEEYSMALSISDFYNRLPEDRFFRCHRSYIVNLSKIKEIIPWFNNTYLLRLHDLEFEVPVSRSKVKEFRQIMRL, encoded by the coding sequence ATGAGAGCAATTATCGTGGAGGATGAAGAGCTAGCGAGACAGGAACTGGCTTATTTAATAGAGACTCACAGCGGAATCGACATTGCCGCACAATTTGAAGATGGGCTGGATGCACTAAAATTTTTACAGGTTGAGACGGTAGATGTGATTTTTCTGGACATTAACATTCCCTCGATCGACGGAGTACTGCTGGCTCAGAATATTAGCAGATTCTCGGTAAAACCTTATATAGTGTTTATTACTGCGTATAAGGAACATGCCGCCGAGGCGTTTGAGATTGAAGCGTTTGACTATATTCTTAAACCCTACAGCGAGGTTCGCATTAAGGCTATGCTGCACAAGCTAGAGGGGGCGTTCGCTGCTCGCGGAAGACAGGGGGAAGAGGAACGTAATCCAGTAAGTGATAAGGTGAATCTGTGGAAAAATGAGAAGATTATCGTAGTGAATGCTGATGATATTTATTACGCCTCCGCACAAGAGAAAAGTACGAGTGTAATAACTAAAGGTGAGGAATATAGTATGGCGCTAAGCATCAGCGATTTTTATAATCGACTGCCGGAGGATCGTTTTTTTCGCTGCCATCGTTCCTATATAGTTAACCTGTCCAAAATCAAGGAAATCATCCCTTGGTTCAACAATACATACTTGCTGCGCCTGCATGATTTGGAGTTTGAGGTGCCGGTAAGTCGAAGCAAGGTAAAGGAATTCAGGCAGATCATGCGCCTATAA
- a CDS encoding sensor histidine kinase, whose product MCLFVLTRLPRFKEIFQKGTYAPQELAIATTIFSLFAIFGTYSGINVEGSLVNVRIIAIVSGGILFGPWVGLITGIISGVHRFLIDIGGVTSLPCLITSITAGIVSGVIYRRTSGERRWMAGILAGMACEALTMLLILVMAEPSSLGVDIVSKIAFPMIMSQISVGLIVMLVQSVEGEKERIAAKQSKLALDIANKTLPYFRNINPESLRTICQIIKEDIGADAVAISDTRLILAYVGVGEEDYTTTNEIISEETKVTLSSGEITIRNDDSDYVNPEIKSLIIIPLKEKGEVTGALKIYYTRAHKITYSLQAMAVGLSQMISTLMEVSRVEGIKEMANKAELKALQTSINPHFLFNALNAIASSIRINPDKARELIVNLSGYMRYNLELTDEFIDIKRELQQVQQYVEIEKARFGSRLNVLYDIDEVQVRIPSLIIQPLVENAIIHGILKVRGTGTVTISVKDQGDNVRVGIRDTGAGISEETIEKVYAGDMPENKIGLFNVHQRVKLIYGTGLTIQRLDKGTNIYFDVKKEGL is encoded by the coding sequence ATGTGTCTGTTCGTGCTGACTCGTCTGCCGCGGTTTAAAGAGATTTTTCAAAAAGGAACATACGCCCCGCAGGAGCTTGCCATAGCGACGACGATATTCAGTTTATTTGCCATCTTCGGTACCTATAGTGGCATTAATGTGGAAGGCTCGCTTGTGAATGTGCGAATTATCGCCATCGTGTCTGGTGGGATTTTGTTCGGGCCATGGGTAGGACTCATAACAGGCATCATCTCAGGGGTTCACCGTTTTTTAATTGATATCGGAGGGGTAACCTCTCTTCCTTGTCTGATTACGAGTATTACCGCAGGGATTGTGTCAGGGGTAATATACCGCCGCACTTCTGGTGAACGTCGCTGGATGGCCGGTATTTTGGCCGGGATGGCCTGTGAAGCCCTGACGATGCTGCTTATTCTAGTGATGGCCGAACCGTCGTCACTGGGTGTGGATATCGTGTCCAAAATTGCTTTTCCGATGATTATGAGCCAGATTAGTGTCGGTCTGATTGTCATGCTAGTGCAGAGTGTGGAAGGTGAAAAGGAACGGATTGCGGCGAAGCAGTCCAAGCTGGCACTGGATATTGCCAATAAGACCTTGCCTTATTTTCGCAATATTAATCCCGAGTCGCTTCGTACCATCTGCCAAATTATCAAAGAAGATATCGGTGCAGACGCTGTAGCTATTTCGGATACAAGACTCATTCTCGCTTACGTTGGTGTGGGAGAAGAGGATTATACTACGACCAATGAAATTATAAGTGAAGAAACTAAGGTGACGTTGTCCAGTGGTGAAATTACGATCCGTAACGACGATAGCGATTATGTGAATCCGGAGATTAAATCGCTGATTATTATTCCATTGAAGGAAAAAGGCGAAGTGACGGGAGCGCTCAAAATCTATTACACCAGAGCCCACAAGATCACTTATTCTCTACAAGCTATGGCTGTAGGTTTGTCGCAAATGATCTCTACGCTAATGGAAGTATCGCGGGTTGAGGGCATTAAAGAAATGGCGAACAAAGCGGAGCTAAAGGCGCTGCAGACAAGCATTAACCCACACTTTCTGTTCAATGCGCTGAACGCGATTGCGTCCTCGATTCGGATTAACCCGGATAAGGCGCGCGAGCTGATCGTGAATCTGTCCGGTTATATGAGATACAATCTGGAGCTGACGGATGAATTCATTGATATTAAGCGCGAGCTGCAACAGGTTCAACAATACGTAGAGATTGAAAAAGCGCGCTTCGGAAGCCGGCTTAATGTCCTCTATGATATTGATGAGGTTCAGGTTCGGATTCCGAGTCTAATCATTCAGCCGCTTGTAGAGAATGCGATCATACATGGCATACTGAAGGTACGAGGGACGGGAACCGTAACGATTTCTGTAAAAGATCAAGGCGATAATGTGCGAGTTGGCATTCGGGATACCGGAGCTGGCATCAGCGAAGAAACCATAGAGAAGGTCTATGCTGGCGATATGCCGGAGAATAAGATCGGTCTGTTCAATGTACATCAACGGGTCAAGCTCATCTATGGAACTGGTCTTACGATTCAGAGGCTCGATAAAGGGACGAACATTTATTTTGATGTCAAAAAGGAGGGCCTATGA
- a CDS encoding methyl-accepting chemotaxis protein: protein MMQIRPSQIFVVVLLLLVSVYSLLIDMFWIHKLVIILLMASLGWVLLNLSRYGYRKEMLLKEANSKVELLGNEIVVTSDRLHGALEEISRHTEELQQTADYSHEYEMDLRIRSNEAKANIEGAYQTMGGVASVTAHIEELTERLGSNMKYARQGMTTMVDSLSIADAVMKDLQMQSGDMLAKFTILSNHIAMVEEINTLINGIVDETSLLALNASIEAARAGEQGRGFAVVASRIRQLADQSKSSVDRSSGILLDINNGVQQVLESVTKEQASVERGVNEVGTVKLRLDDIASRVDEVGSAVTETIDAAAKQSKLIVEVTTELSGAVAIVNETIANVDLTLEQVTRQRSQIGQLNEVSANLLAESQSLQQSVTSIAAREEIEMSQYAARLQEMQSLLETISAKEELYDPDTEVHQGVLTSYIKKIPDVQAIWSNRTDGTFIYSEPAAGLLNAKRRDWWNGAINEGQYVSKPYVSAITKRSCVTLSRAIKNRQGDVVGVVGIDLAV from the coding sequence ATGATGCAGATTCGCCCTAGCCAGATTTTTGTAGTCGTCCTGTTGCTCCTTGTCAGTGTTTACAGTTTGTTGATAGACATGTTCTGGATTCATAAGCTGGTAATCATCCTGCTTATGGCTTCTCTAGGCTGGGTCCTGCTAAATTTGTCCCGCTACGGTTATCGTAAAGAAATGCTGCTGAAAGAAGCTAATAGTAAAGTGGAGCTGCTTGGCAATGAGATTGTAGTTACTTCGGACCGACTGCATGGTGCACTCGAAGAAATCAGTCGTCATACAGAAGAGCTGCAGCAGACAGCAGATTATTCACATGAATACGAGATGGATTTGCGGATTCGCAGTAACGAAGCTAAAGCTAATATTGAAGGTGCTTATCAGACAATGGGCGGAGTAGCATCCGTTACCGCACATATCGAAGAGTTGACGGAGAGACTGGGGTCAAATATGAAATATGCTCGTCAAGGAATGACAACTATGGTTGATTCCTTGAGCATCGCAGATGCTGTGATGAAGGATTTACAGATGCAGAGCGGGGACATGTTAGCTAAGTTTACTATCTTGAGTAATCATATTGCGATGGTAGAAGAGATCAATACGCTTATTAACGGAATTGTGGATGAGACCTCACTGCTAGCGCTTAATGCTTCCATAGAAGCGGCCCGGGCGGGGGAACAGGGCCGTGGATTTGCGGTGGTGGCCAGCCGGATTCGGCAGCTGGCTGATCAAAGCAAGAGCTCGGTAGACCGTTCCTCTGGCATCTTGCTCGACATTAATAACGGAGTACAGCAGGTGCTGGAATCCGTGACGAAAGAGCAAGCTTCAGTGGAACGTGGGGTGAACGAGGTCGGCACTGTGAAGCTTCGACTCGATGATATCGCGTCGAGAGTCGATGAGGTAGGCAGCGCCGTAACAGAAACCATCGATGCTGCCGCGAAGCAGAGCAAGCTGATTGTTGAAGTGACGACGGAGCTGAGTGGGGCAGTGGCTATCGTGAATGAGACGATTGCCAATGTCGATCTTACGCTGGAACAAGTGACACGGCAGCGGAGCCAGATCGGGCAGCTGAACGAAGTCAGCGCTAATCTGTTAGCGGAGTCGCAATCGTTGCAGCAATCGGTTACCAGCATAGCAGCCCGAGAAGAAATCGAGATGAGCCAATATGCAGCCCGGCTTCAAGAAATGCAGAGTCTCTTGGAGACAATTTCAGCTAAGGAAGAACTGTACGACCCGGATACTGAAGTTCATCAAGGTGTTTTGACCTCTTACATTAAAAAAATTCCGGATGTACAAGCCATTTGGTCCAATCGGACGGATGGGACCTTTATCTATTCCGAGCCAGCGGCTGGCCTCTTGAATGCCAAGCGACGTGATTGGTGGAATGGGGCCATAAATGAAGGTCAATATGTCTCGAAGCCATATGTATCAGCGATTACGAAGCGTTCTTGTGTTACATTATCCAGAGCGATTAAGAATCGTCAGGGAGATGTCGTTGGTGTAGTAGGTATCGATTTGGCGGTGTAA
- a CDS encoding transmembrane-type terpene cyclase yields MELFLTLLSGIGWIIVYEECIRLGFKHKSYAMPLFALGLNFSWEAIYGYSDLFLEAHGPNPGIQAYVNASWAFLDIIILVTFYKYGKKEWPQALSKKLFAPWLLLVLVCCFALQLVFIEQFGFVMGAQYSAFLQNLLMSIMFIGMFVKRGSMEGQSLLLAYAKWIGTLAPTILMGVINYNPLVLVCGIFCTIFDVIYIVLLTRTRKNIGGYYPMRASR; encoded by the coding sequence ATGGAATTATTCTTAACGTTATTAAGTGGGATAGGATGGATTATCGTATACGAAGAATGTATACGACTTGGCTTTAAGCATAAATCATATGCTATGCCACTTTTTGCCTTAGGGCTTAACTTTTCATGGGAAGCCATTTATGGATACTCGGATCTATTTTTAGAGGCACATGGCCCTAATCCCGGGATTCAAGCATACGTTAATGCATCATGGGCTTTTCTAGATATTATTATTCTCGTTACCTTTTACAAGTATGGAAAGAAAGAATGGCCACAAGCACTAAGCAAAAAGTTATTTGCACCATGGCTGCTATTAGTTTTAGTGTGTTGCTTTGCGTTACAGTTGGTGTTCATAGAACAATTTGGATTCGTAATGGGAGCTCAGTATTCCGCATTTTTACAAAATCTTTTGATGTCCATTATGTTTATCGGGATGTTCGTTAAACGAGGTAGTATGGAAGGACAGTCATTACTGCTAGCATACGCAAAATGGATTGGTACTCTTGCTCCTACAATTTTAATGGGAGTTATAAACTATAATCCCTTGGTTCTTGTATGTGGTATTTTCTGTACCATATTCGATGTTATATATATTGTATTACTTACACGTACCAGGAAAAATATAGGAGGTTATTACCCTATGCGAGCATCGCGATGA